Within Planctomycetia bacterium, the genomic segment GAATCGATTCGAGGATCGACGTTCCCTACTCGCGCAATTGGACAATCTCGACAAGCTCGCCGAACTCTGTGCCGGCCCCTACGAAGCGCATGACAAGTTCGGCGAAGAAGCGATCGCGCTCCTGACCAGCGGTGCGATCGCGCGAGCGATGAACCTCGAAGGGGAAAGGACCGAGTTGCGTGAACGCTATGGTCAGAACATCTACGGCCAGCGAGTGTTGATGGCGCGCCGTTTGATCGAAGCCGGGGCGCGGTTCGTAACCGTCAATCACGCGGTCCAAGGGGGATTGTTCGGCGACGGAACCACCGACGGGACGTGGGACAATCATCAACTCCTTTTCGATTCGATGATGTCATTCGGACCGACGCCGTCGCAGATACCTAGCGGCTACAAGTGGCATTCCTATCGCGGTCCGGGCAACCTACCGCAACTGGACATGTCGCTCTCGACCCTGCTCGACGACTTAGACGAGCGCGGCCTGCTCGACACCACTCTCGTCGTGGTCATGGGGGAATTCGGTCGTACGCCGCGCATCAACAAAGATGGCGGCCGCGATCACTATCCGAACGCCGGATGTGTCCTCATGGCCGGCGCCGGGATTCGGCGTGGTGTGGTGATCGGCGCGACGGATCGGAACGGAGCCGTCCCGGCAACGCGACCTTACACACCGGGCGACGTTGCGGCGTCGATCTATCACGCGCTGGGGATCGATCCCCATGCAACATACTTCCCGCGACTCCCGCGACCTACTCCGATCGCAGACGGCCGAATCATCGACGGCTTATTCGCCTAAGCGGGTTAACCAGTTACTTCGGATCGCTTCACATGC encodes:
- a CDS encoding DUF1501 domain-containing protein; translated protein: TALRGNKVKGIPAHFGIPVAARYTDPPGYLGAAYEPFNVKGDPRAPELQFSKLSVATNRFEDRRSLLAQLDNLDKLAELCAGPYEAHDKFGEEAIALLTSGAIARAMNLEGERTELRERYGQNIYGQRVLMARRLIEAGARFVTVNHAVQGGLFGDGTTDGTWDNHQLLFDSMMSFGPTPSQIPSGYKWHSYRGPGNLPQLDMSLSTLLDDLDERGLLDTTLVVVMGEFGRTPRINKDGGRDHYPNAGCVLMAGAGIRRGVVIGATDRNGAVPATRPYTPGDVAASIYHALGIDPHATYFPRLPRPTPIADGRIIDGLFA